In one window of Amblyomma americanum isolate KBUSLIRL-KWMA chromosome 9, ASM5285725v1, whole genome shotgun sequence DNA:
- the LOC144104386 gene encoding uncharacterized protein LOC144104386 isoform X2, translated as MDPPSRQYTLVGFARELDWRPLTFLKPIPANRVCSACGLVRKRTALLPCLHVLCECCYEQCDQDGFDECPLDGNHYEKEDVILLDFTAEDLLRREVNCWNEGRGCNYMTAASGITQHFLLECEHHSVRCTRCSATVLCRDVCTHLRSASCNTSTPVTSESQVPAGQVDEAASSGQITAYKKPMDADMSTHGDRLIEISHGINALKETLRQELKSLKGQNHEEITSSNAEVKQCFATCSDTVKTCLRSLKSLEKKLNDELGGTRADLSQIAASIEQVKAGLKESAQKILQHVTNARRESLLQVTHCEFLIIGVKSLTEEATEEGTAEYHSERVYLCGYCMSPGVRFEVHSASVRLYVKYILHKGDMDDDVQWPFQHKIGMSAIHPRGREIMREVQPNPYDSGNQKPTRSNKAVVRYNAAFNLEGLIYDGYVRNDQLRINWELLP; from the exons ATGGATCCTCCAAGCCGGCAGTACACGCTGGTTGGGTTCGCCCGGGAGCTCGACTGGAGGCCCCTGACCTTCCTGAAGCCTATTCCAGCTAACCGGGTGTGCAGCGCCTGCGGCCTGGTGCGCAAGAGGACCGCGTTGCTGCCCTGCTTGCACGTGCTGTGCGAGTGCTGCTACGAACAGTGCGACCAGGACGGCTTCGACGAGTGTCCTCTGGACGGCAACCACTACGAAAAGGAGGACGTCATTCTGTTGGACTTCACTGCTGAAGATCTCCTGAGAAGAGAG GTCAACTGCTGGAATGAAGGCAGGGGCTGCAATTATATGACGGCTGCTTCAGGGATCACCCAGCATTTCCTGCTGGAATGTGAACACCACTCCGTCCGTTGTACCAGGTGCTCGGCCACCGTTCTTTGCAGAGACGTGTGCACGCATCTCCGGTCGGCCTCTTGCAACACTTCGACGCCTGTCACATCCGAAAGCCAAGTTCCAGCGGGTCAAGTGGATGAGGCAGCATCGTCGGGTCAAATCACAGCATATAAGAAGCCAATGGATGCTGATATGAGCACGCATGGGGACCGATTAATCGAAATCTCTCATGGCATAAACGCACTTAAGGAGACCCTACGTCAAGAACTAAAGTCTTTGAAAGGACAGAACCACGAAGAAATAACATCGTCCAACGCCGAAGTAAAACAATGTTTTGCGACATGCAGCGATACAGTTAAAACCTGTTTGAGAAGTCTAAAGAGTttagaaaaaaaactgaacgaTGAATTGGGCGGAACTCGAGCCGACTTGTCGCAGATTGCAGCTAGCATTGAACAAGTCAAGGCTGGATTGAAGGAAAGCGCGCAAAAAATATTGCAACACGTGACCAATGCCCGCAGAGAGAGTTTGCTACAAGtgacgcactgcgagtttttaATTATAGGTGTGAAGTCACTTACAGAGGAGGCGACGGAGGAAGGCACGGCTGAGTATCACAGCGAGAGGGTGTACCTGTGCGGCTACTGCATGTCTCCTGGAGTCAGGTTCGAGGTACACTCGGCATCTGTACGGCTGTACGTGAAGTACATTCTGCACAAGGGTGACATGGACGACGATGTCCAGTGGCCATTCCAGCACAAGATCGGGATGAGCGCAATTCATCCGAGAGGAAGAGAGATTATGCGCGAAGTTCAACCAAATCCATATGACTCAGGTAATCAAAAGCCAACCAGATCAAATAAGGCCGTTGTTCGCTATAATGCAGCTTTCAACCTTGAAGGTCTTATCTATGATGGGTACGTACGTAATGACCAGCTTCGGATAAACTGGGAGCTGCTGCCTTGA
- the LOC144104385 gene encoding TNF receptor-associated factor 3-like isoform X1: MAPANKQYTLVGFSPELDWRPLTFLKPIPGNRVCSACGLVRKRTALLPCMHVLCECCYEQCDQDGLNECPLDGNHYEKEDVALFHCTADDLLKREVNCWNEGSGCEYATTASRISQHFLLECEHHSVCCPKCSATVLCRDVCKHLRSASCNTSTPVASESQVPVSQVDEAASSLRGTFEGQGGEIAAYPRPIAVDTSTNGDRLSEISHVINTLKETLRQELTSLKELNHEEITTSNAEVKQCLASCTDTVNTCLRRIKMVENKLNNKLGATGIDLSQIAASVEQVKTELKERDQKSLQLVTSARRVSALQVTQCEFFVRGAKSLQQEALKNGRAEYDSERVYLRGYCMSPGARFMSDSTSLLLFVKYTLHKGDMDDDVQWPFKHKIRVSLMHPSGRGERVPVFRPTPDDPGNQKPTTSSRQAVYSATYFYFKDLIRDLFVDNDQLRINFTLLPSVRLER, from the exons ATGGCTCCTGCAAACAAGCAGTACACACTGGTTGGGTTCTCCCCGGAGCTTGACTGGAGGCCCCTGACCTTCCTTAAGCCTATTCCAGGCAACCGGGTGTGCAGCGCTTGCGGACTGGTGCGCAAAAGGACCGCGTTGCTGCCCTGCATGCACGTGCTGTGCGAGTGCTGCTACGAACAGTGCGACCAGGACGGCTTGAACGAGTGTCCTCTGGACGGCAACCACTACGAAAAGGAGGACGTTGCTCTGTTCCACTGCACTGCCGATGACCTGCTGAAAAGAGAG GTCAACTGCTGGAATGAAGGCAGTGGCTGCGAGTACGCGACCACAGCTTCAAGGATCTCCCAGCATTTCCTGCTGGAATGCGAACACCACTCCGTCTGTTGTCCCAAGTGCTCGGCCACCGTTCTTTGCAGAGACGTGTGCAAGCATCTCCGGTCGGCCTCTTGCAACACTTCGACGCCTGTCGCATCCGAAAGCCAAGTTCCGGTGTCTCAAGTCGATGAGGCAGCATCTTCTTTGAGAGGAACATTCGAAGGGCAGGGGGGTGAAATCGCAGCATATCCGAGGCCAATAGCTGTGGATACCAGTACGAATGGGGACCGATTAAGCGAAATCTCTCATGTCATAAACACACTAAAGGAGACACTGCGTCAAGAACTAACGTCTTTAAAAGAACTGAATCACGAGGAAATAACGACATCCAACGCTGAAGTCAAACAATGTTTGGCGTCATGCACCGATACTGTTAACACTTGTTTGAGACGTATAAAAATGGTAGAAAATAAACTGAACAATAAATTGGGCGCAACTGGAATTGACTTGTCGCAGATTGCAGCTAGCGTTGAACAAGTCAAGACTGAATTGAAGGAAAGAGACCAAAAATCATTGCAACTCGTCACCAGTGCGCGTAGAGTGAGTGCACTACAAGTGACGCAGTGCGAGTTTTTTGTCAGAGGCGCCAAGTCGCTTCAACAAGAGGCGCTGAAGAACGGCAGGGCTGAGTATGACAGCGAGAGGGTGTACCTACGCGGCTACTGCATGTCTCCTGGAGCCAGGTTCATGAGTGACTCGACATCTTTACTGCTATTTGTCAAGTACACCCTGCACAAGGGCGACATGGACGACGACGTCCAATGGCCGTTCAAGCACAAGATCAGGGTGAGCTTAATGCATCCGAGTGGAAGGGGAGAGCGTGTGCCGGTATTTAGGCCAACTCCAGATGACCCAGGTAATCAAAAGCCAACAACATCAAGTCGTCAGGCTGTTTACTCTGCTACATATTTTTACTTCAAAGATCTCATCCGTGATTTGTTTGTTGATAATGACCAGCTTCGAATAAATTTTACACTGCTGCCTTCAGTCAGACTGGAGCGCTGA